In Fusarium oxysporum f. sp. lycopersici 4287 chromosome 2, whole genome shotgun sequence, a genomic segment contains:
- a CDS encoding hypothetical protein (At least one base has a quality score < 10), with product MSSAPRTRTKPCDQCRDKHLKCDKETPCANCKKASINCARAKKFRIKKLITTENTFKFDPNQTWIGTPNQEKSNKISFVDETSSASRHSRTVTAESPSSEDGPQSESLDFAASVLRSLSKGSQVLPDEQEAPLVQALSGQSPDVFEASRTHEDGGFSAPRDLSQLSISVSPTGRPSLSASHFGSPSLPVLSTQWQHSSPDQDTRMYLDHGGTGEGSPFGTGTYNDNHLYQADTLPSIMDLELHNPTSLLSASSSQSLSLEEACLVRCFVEKLARAFDTTDRDHHYISVLPLRAIHSPLLLNAICTASARFLTRVSSLQDPDRIIEYAGVQLPDLNMESAIHYHNKCISHLMGVSADPINSCSDDALAAITILRYHEQVDTHFTGTDNETFSIAVRAVFQASQNDADGLLHLILQPPRGSDVYATSLSSLRFSACLIALRQEIWSVLIHRRPFRLPILPVENYGIFDDTLAADDYDWTNRVLIWCAHVLKFCYPDDDDEQPIDNRTRSQQWEAIKDFQRNWDEKRPPHFAPLYYRERNPSEGRYFPEYWITSPCQMLALQHIELARIVLAVHDTKIQLGIGGRAAHKALEELMREATRRVCGLAMSQKWCQEGMVTAAVGLSMCGEYFQDPGEQAAIMELVTLLERDHAWPTSTLLNKLWDT from the exons ATGAGTTCGGCGCCTCGCACTCGGACTAAGCCTTGCGATCAATGTCGAG ATAAACATCTGAAGT GTGACAAGGAGACTCCATGCGCCAACTGCAAAAAAGCATCAATCAACTGCGCTCGCGCCAAGAAGTTCCGCATCAAAAAGCTCATCACGACTGAAAACACGTTCAAGTTTGATCCAAACCAGACATGGATAGGTACACCGAATCAAG AAAAATCAAACAAAATTTCCTTTGTCGACGAAACAAGCTCCGCCTCTCGCCACTCCCGTACAGTCACCGCTGAATCTCCGTCTTCCGAAGATGGACCTCAATCAGAGAGCTTGGATTTTGCTGCTTCTGTCTTACGGTCTTTATCCAAGGGCAGCCAGGTTTTACCCGACGAACAAGAAGCGCCTCTGGTGCAAGCACTCTCAGGACAGTCCCCAGATGTTTTTGAGGCATCCCGAACTCATGAAGATGGAGGCTTTAGTGCGCCTCGAGATCTCTCTCAACTATCAATTTCTGTATCCCCAACTGGTAGACCAAGTCTTTCTGCTAGTCACTTCGGATCGCCGTCCCTTCCCGTACTCTCAACGCAATGGCAGCACTCCTCACCGGATCAGGATACAAGAATGTATCTGGATCATGGCGGTACTGGGGAAGGTTCACCATTTGGTACAGGTACATACAACGACAATCACCTCTACCAAGCAGATACTCTTCCGTCAATCATGGACCTGGAACTCCATAACCCTACCTCTTTGTTAAGTGCAAGCTCATCTCAATCGCTGAGCCTGGAGGAAGCCTGCCTGGTTCGCTGTTTCGTCGAGAAACTCGCAAGAGCT TTCGATACCACCGACAGAGACCATCATTATATCTCAGTTCTTCCTCTCCGAGCCATACACAGCCCTCTGCTTCTCAATGCTATATGCACCGCCTCAGCACGCTTCCTCACGCGTGTCTCCTCACTCCAAGATCCGGACAGAATCATCGAATATGCGGGCGTACAGCTTCCGGACCTCAACATGGAATCAGCTATCCACTACCACAACAAGTGCATCTCACATCTGATGGGAGTGTCAGCAGATCCGATCAACTCTTGTAGTGACGATGCTCTGGCTGCCATTACGATCCTGAGATACCATGAGCAAGTTGATA CACATTTTACCGGTACCGATAACGAGACTTTCTCCATTGCTGTCCGTGCCGTTTTCCAAGCATCCCAGAACGACGCAGACGGGCTCCTGCACCTAAttcttcaacctcctcgCGGCTCAGATGTCTATGCAacctctctctcttccctcaGGTTCTCGGCATGCCTCATTGCACTTCGCCAAGAAATTTGGTCTGTCCTTATTCATCGCCGTCCATTCCGACTACCAATCCTGCCTGTTGAGAACTATGGCATCTTTGATGATACCTTGGCCGCCGACGATTATGATTGGACTAACCGCGTTCTCATCTGGTGTGCCCACGTTCTCAAATTCTGCTAcccagatgatgatgacgaacAGCCAATCGATAATCGAACTCGATCCCAACAATGGGAAGCTATCAAAGACTTCCAGAGAAACTGGGACGAGAAACGGCCACCTCATTTCGCGCCTCTCTACTACCGAGAACGCAACCCATCAGAAGGTCGATATTTTCCAGAATACTGGATTACCAGTCCATGTCAAATGCTAGCCCTCCAACACATCGAACTAGCACGTATAGTTCTTGCAGTGCACGATACCAAGATCCAACTCGGCATTGGCGGCAGAGCTGCCCATAAAGCACTGGAAGAGCTGATGCGAGAAGCAACAAGACGTGTTTGCGGCTTGGCTATGTCACAGAAGTGGTGCCAAGAGGGAATGGTAACCGCTGCGGTTGGACTGTCCATGTGTGGCGAGTATTTCCAAGACCCGGGAGAACAGGCTGCAATTATGGAGTTGGTAACGTTGCTTGAGCGTGATCATGCTTGGCCAACCAGCACTTTGTTGAACAAGCTTTGGGATACTTGA
- a CDS encoding hypothetical protein (At least one base has a quality score < 10), translating into MTSRRSRSIRIIEPVIMHDFESRLLVAFHSRDRVEVDKKNQHSLFALILSDCKFLGMLDQLIRQALAPLRWRNVNRVEDVSRLNLIRNRTKISASGFEFLQIFPCFGRCLGFEWAIQNKRCEPWLVQNQRDVVN; encoded by the coding sequence ATGACCTCGAGACGTTCCAGAAGTATTAGGATCATCGAACCAGTAATCATGCACGACTTCGAATCCCGACTTCTCGTAGCATTTCATAGCCGCGACagagttgaagttgacaagaagaaccagCATAGCCTTTTTGCCCTCATTTTGTCTGACTGTAAGTTCCTTGGCATGCTCGATCAGCTTATTCGCCAAGCCCTTGCGCCTCTGAGATGGAGGAACGTAAATCGCGTTGAGGACGTAAGCagactcaatctcatccGCAATCGGACCAAAATAAGTGCTTCCGGGTTCGAATTTCTGCAGATCTTCCCATGTTTTGGCCGCTGTCTTGGCTTCGAGTGGGCCATACAGAACAAGCGATGCGAGCCATGGTTGGTTCAGAATCAGCGAGACGTCGTCAACTGA
- a CDS encoding hypothetical protein (At least one base has a quality score < 10): protein MFSKAIAALALAAPLVSAQTFTKCNPMTATCPADPAFGRDTVHCDFTKGACEAFAEDAGTALQHNENGAVFTISGPNQAPTIATGKYIFFGRVDVEVQASTGVGICTSAVLQSDNLDEIDWEWLGGDNAQVQSNYFSKGDVSTYDRGEFHPVANPTGQFHLYSIEWTPAAINWMIDDVVVRTLPYTDATGPNGYPQTPMQIKLGTWTAGSPDAAPGTIAWAGGLADYSQGPFNAYYKSISIVDYAGTDAPTTSSVREYLFGDHSGSWKSIQQIK, encoded by the exons ATGTTCTCCAAAGCCATCGCAGCCCTCGCCCTCGCGGCACCTCTTGTCTCAGCCCAAACATTCACAAAGTGTAACCCCATGACAGCCA CATGTCCTGCCGACCCTGCTTTTGGAAGAGATACTGTTCACTGTGACTTTACAAAGGGCGCTTGTGAAGCTTTTGCAGAGGATGCCGGCACTGCGCTTCAGCACAACGAAAATGGTGCTGTCTTTACAATTTCAGGTCCCAACCAGGCTCCTACAATTGCGACGGGCAAGTACATCTTTTTTGGCCGCGTGGATGTCGAGGTGCAGGCCTCTACGGGTGTAGGCATCTGCACTAGTGCTGTTCTTCAGTCTGATAACCTTGACGAG ATTGACTGGGAATGGTTGGGCGGCGACAACGCACAGGTTCAGTCAAATTACTTTAGCAAGGGTGACGTTTCAACATATGATCGTGGTGAATTCCATCCCGTCGCAAACCCAACAGGCCAATTCCATCTCTACTCCATCGAGTGGACACCCGCCGCCATCAACTGGATGATTGACGACGTTGTCGTCCGAACTCTGCCCTATACCGATGCCACGGGCCCCAATGGCTATCCCCAAACCCCCATGCAGATCAAGCTCGGAACATGGACCGCTGGTTCTCCCGATGCTGCTCCTGGTACCATCGCCTGGGCCGGTGGTCTGGCCGACTACTCCCAGGGTCCCTTCAACGCTTACTACAAGAGCATCTCCATTGTCGACTACGCAGGTACCGATGCCCCCACGACTAGTAGCGTGCGAGAGTACCTTTTTGGCGATCATTCTGGATCTTGGAAGAGCATTCAGCAGATCAAGTAA